A genomic region of Danio aesculapii chromosome 21, fDanAes4.1, whole genome shotgun sequence contains the following coding sequences:
- the LOC130214272 gene encoding uncharacterized protein LOC130214272, whose amino-acid sequence MSSSLVSTISLSIVCSGSLEIVLMIYIIVTLLFICALLTYFYLKRQQDKQVTQGQNEDLEVEATQMNETEKVKQADKVSVQDEERGNTEKANVTAATDENKTLVDSEQVEWKEEFESASVKDYVLKFSSRSEMKFSSRLLFGLLMSCLYFRGSSELCVNQSPSSITVNEGVSAQISCCWNTSTHSVKVVWYINEKKLSDPKQELQEHQIKSCSTLHITNILKNDTGHYVCEVTQDIPLLVKKNGTGTNVSVSISELETTTAEVSHQPETTQASDTTLDPNTSSTLVSTIVLSTFCSGSSELCVNQRPSSITVNKGESAQISCCWSTSTHSVKVVWYFNETKLSDPKQELQEHQIKSCSTLHIINILNNDTGHYVCEVTQDIPLLVKKNGTGTNVSVIISELETTNDNNYVVSQTPVVRGNSSLGNVVMIYIFRSLPFICLLSAFFYLNKTYKQVAQLKPADGDAVESGEGQNEDLEVEETQMNETEEVKQGDKISVQKEGRGNTEKAEDTAATEDEKQENHEVKETFVDTEQVPVTDNEH is encoded by the exons ATGTCTTCATCTCTAGTCAGCACCATCAGCCTGTCCATCGTCTGCTCAG GTAGTTTGGAGATTGTCTTGATGATTTACATTATTGTAACTCTGCTCTTCATCTGTGCACTGCTGACCTACTTTTACCTCAAAAGACAGCAAGATAAACAAGTCACACAAG GACAGAATGAAGACCTGGAGGTTGAAGCAACACAGATGAACGAAACTGAAAAGGTAAAACAAGCTGATAAAGTTTCTGTACAAGATGAGGAAAGgggaaacacagagaaagctaaTGTTACTGCTGCGACAGATGAAAATAAGACTCTTGTGGACAGTGAGCAAG ttGAATGGAAGGAAGAATTTGAGAGTGCGAGTGTGAAAGATTACGTGTTAAAGTTCAGCAGCCGCTCAGAAATGAAGTTTTCCTCCAGACTCCTGTTCGGGCTCCTTATGTCGTGCCTTTATTTCAGAG GTTCAAGTGAGCTGTGTGTGAATCAGAGTCCATCCAGCATCACTGTGAATGAAGGAGTATCTGCTCAAATCAGCTGCTGCTGGAATACATCCACACACAGCGTTAAAGTTGTTTGGTACATCAATGAGAAAAAACTTTCAGATCCAAAGCAGGAACTCCAAGAGCATCAAATAAAGAGCTGTTCAACTCTCCACATCACAAACATACTGAAGAATGATACAGGTCATTATGTTTGTGAAGTGACTCAAGATATACCACTCCTGGTAAAGAAGAATGGCACTGGAACAAATGTATCTGTCAGCATTAGTGAACTAGAAACTACAACTG CTGAAGTTTCTCACCAGCCCGAAACTACTCAGGCTTCAGACACAACATTAGATCCCAACACGTCTTCAACTCTAGTCAGCACAATCGTCCTGTCGACTTTCTGCTCAG GTTCAAGTGAGCTGTGTGTGAATCAGAGGCCATCCAGCATCACTGTAAATAAAGGAGAATCTGCTCAAATCAGCTGCTGCTGGAGTACATCCACACACAGCGTTAAAGTTGTTTGGTACTTCAATGAAACAAAACTTTCAGATCCAAAGCAGGAACTCCAAGAGCATCAAATAAAGAGCTGTTCAACTCTCCACATCATAAACATACTAAATAATGATACAGGTCATTATGTTTGTGAAGTGACTCAAGATATACCACTCCTGGTAAAGAAGAATGGCACTGGAACAAATGTATCCGTCATTATTAGTGAACTAGAAACAACTAATG ACAATAATTATGTGGTTTCTCAAACACCAGTAGTCAGAGGAAACA GTAGTTTGGGGAATGTCGTAATGATTTACATTTTCAGAAGTCTGCCCTTCATCTGTCTGCTGTCGGCTTTCTTTTACCTCAATAAAACCTACAAACAAGTTGCACAATTAAAACCAG CAGATGGTGATGCTGTAGAATCAGGAGAAGGACAGAATGAAGACCTGGAGGTTGAAGAAACACAGATGAATGAAACTGAAGAGGTAAAACAAGGGgataaaatttctgtacagaagGAAGGAAGGGGGAACACAGAGAAAGCTGAAGATACTGCTGCAACAGAAGATGAAAAACAGGAAAATCATGAGGTAAAAGAGACTTTTGTGGACACCGAGCAAGTTCCAGTCACTGACAATGAACACTGA